A region of the Desulfobacter postgatei 2ac9 genome:
CATGATTTGGTACAAGAAGCCTGAACTTGGAAACCTTTGAAAGTTCCTTTTTCAGTTCATCGTAGGCGTAAAGAGAAAACAGTGCGGAAACCACGGAGAAAGTGCATCCGGCAGCAATATTTCCTTTGAGCTCGGAAACAACGTTTCCCAGAGATTTGTTGTCAAGTATTCCCGCAGATTGTTTCACTGATCTTCACTCTCTTTAGAACCACTTGCTTTCCCGTCACGGACCCAAATATCGACTTCATCTTTCTTAAATTTCCAAAGACGGCCGATTTTGTGGGCAGGCATTTTCTTTTTGTTTATCCATGTGTAAACTGTATCTTTGCTGACACCCAGATATTGAGCAATCTCCTCGACTGACAACCAGCGATCTTCCATTTTTTACACCTTTGAAGAGTATAGGGTCAAATTGGTTTAGTTTGTCTTTTTACACGGTGTCTGTTTTTTGTCAATCAGGTTTAGTTGGGTTTAATAAGGTTTTGAATGAAAGATTGGCATGGATAGTGGAACCGAACTTTAGCGTTTTCCAAAATTGATTCACTTTTTGTTATTTGATGCCTGAAATATAAAATTTGGCAAATCATGCTGAGGGGCTTGGGGTGAGGACTATGTCCAAGGTAAGGACCGTTTTTAGGCAAATAAAAAACCCGGACTATCCCTGTTATTCATATCGGGGCTTGTATATTTTATTTGACTTTCTGTATTCGAACGATTACATATTCAATATGTACATAGTTAAAACATTACCCGAATTTGATAAATGGCTTGACAGCTTGAAAGATCGTATTACGCGGCTTCGCCTAAGCCGCCGT
Encoded here:
- the mads1 gene encoding methylation-associated defense system helix-turn-helix domain-containing protein MAD1, whose product is MEDRWLSVEEIAQYLGVSKDTVYTWINKKKMPAHKIGRLWKFKKDEVDIWVRDGKASGSKESEDQ